In Zingiber officinale cultivar Zhangliang chromosome 1A, Zo_v1.1, whole genome shotgun sequence, a genomic segment contains:
- the LOC122038765 gene encoding plastidic ATP/ADP-transporter-like, giving the protein MERVISTKALLSLPSKPHPRAFHPLPSLRSRFPSPTLRAPHGFGSQDRPTSISVANPQRLLLYPSATGRQRKGPIFRASAAIPADGAGLVDEKASPKFLGVELSTLKKIVPLGIMFFCILFNYTILRDTKDVLVVTAKGSSAEIIPFLKTWVNLPMAIGFMLLYTKLSNVLSKEALFYTVIMPFIAFFGAFAFLLYPMRDAIHPTALADRLLAALGPSFLGPVAILRIWSFCLFYVMAELWGSVVISVLFWGFANQITTLEEAKEFYPLFGLGANIALIFSGRTVKFFSNMRKNLGPGVDGWAISLKGMMSIVVLLGLVICGIYWGVNKFVVNDPSIPRTERKKKEKPKLGMNESLKVLLSSRYVRDLATLVVAYGISINLVEVTWKSKLKAQFPSPNEYSSFMGDFSTATGIATFTMMLVGRWILRKFGWGVAAMITPTVLLLTGVGFFSLILFSEPLAPLLGSFGMTPLLAAVFVGALQNIFSKSAKYSLFDPCKEMAYIPMDEEMKVKGKAAIDVVCNPLGKSGGALIQQFMILTFGSLANSTPYLGGILLVIVLAWLGAARSLDSQFSPLAKQQFEKEKMLKASEPSVIEQKENGSLHESTASENSSNGSPAKEELATESEASAGTSHGQQSYTSR; this is encoded by the exons ATGGAGAGAGTCATCTCCACGAAAGCCCTTCTTTCCCTCCCCTCCAAGCCTCACCCTCGCGCCTTTCATCCTCTCCCTTCCCTCCGCAGTCGCTTCCCCTCCCCCACCCTCCGCGCTCCCCATGGCTTCGGCTCCCAGGACAGACCCACCTCGATCTCTGTAGCGAATCCCCAAAGGTTGCTCCTTTACCCATCTGCCACCGGTAGACAGAGGAAAGGTCCGATTTTTAGGGCAAGCGCGGCGATTCCGGCCGACGGAGCCGGACTTGTCGACGAAAAGGCGAGCCCCAAGTTCCTGGGAGTCGAGTTGTCAACTCTCAAGAAGATAGTCCCGCTTGGGATCATGTTTTTTTGTATTCTGTTCAATTATACCATTCTTAGGGACACCAAGGATGTGCTGGTGGTGACGGCCAAGGGGAGCAGCGCCGAGATCATTCCATTTTTGAAGACCTGGGTGAATTTGCCCATGGCCATCGGATTCATGCTTCTGTACACCAAACTGTCGAACGTGCTGTCAAAGGAGGCTCTTTTCTACACCGTGATTATGCCCTTCATCGCTTTCTTCGGAGCCTTTGCGTTCCTGCTGTATCCCATGCGCGACGCCATCCATCCCACCGCGCTGGCTGACAGGCTCTTGGCAGCGCTCGGTCCGAGCTTCCTTGGCCCGGTTGCAATTCTGAGGATTTGGAGCTTCTGCCTGTTCTATGTGATGGCCGAGCTATGGGGAAGTGTGGTTATCTCGGTCCTCTTCTGGGGTTTTGCCAACCAG ATTACTACCCTTGAGGAAGCCAAAGAGTTCTACCCATTGTTTGGACTTGGAGCTAATATTGCCCTCATCTTCTCCGGACGCACAGTGAAGTTCTTCTCTAACATGCGTAAGAATTTGGGGCCAGGGGTCGATGGCTGGGCAATTTCGCTCAAAGGAATGATGAGTATCGTCGTTCTCCTCGGTCTTGTAATATGTGGAATCTATTGGGGTGTGAATAAGTTTGTTGTAAATGATCCATCCATTCCAAGAACAGAACGCAAAAAGAAG GAGAAGCCGAAGCTAGGTATGAATGAGAGCCTGAAGGTTCTTCTGTCGTCTCGATATGTAAGAGACCTTGCAACCTTAGTGGTTGCCTATGGTATAAGCATCAACCTTGTAGAAGTCACATGGAAATCAAAGCTCAAGGCACAG TTCCCTAGTCCAAATGAATACTCATCCTTCATGGGTGATTTTTCAACTGCTACTGGAATTGCAACATTCACAATGATGTTGGTAGGAAGATGGATTCTCCGGAAATTCGGGTGGGGAGTTGCAGCTATGATCACTCCCACAGTTCTACTGCTCACAGGAGTTGGGTTCTTCTCGCTAATTCTGTTCAGTGAGCCATTGGCTCCCCTATTGGGCAGTTTTGGTATGACTCCTCTGCTTGCAGCTGTTTTTGTTGGTGCACTTCAGAACATTTTCAGCAAGAGTGCAAAATACAGCTTGTTTGATCCTTGCAAAGAAATGGCTTACATTCCTATGGACGAAGAGATGAAG GTCAAAGGGAAGGCTGCTATTGATGTTGTCTGCAACCCCCTGGGAAAATCTGGAGGTGCCTTGATCCAGCAGTTCATGATCTTGACATTCGGTTCTCTGGCAAACTCAACTCCTTACCTGGGAGGAATACTTCTAGTGATTGTTCTGGCATGGTTAGGCGCTGCGAGGTCCTTGGACTCTCAGTTCTCGCCTTTGGCCAAGCAGCAGTTCGAGAAGGAGAAGATGCTGAAGGCAAGTGAACCTTCAGTCATCGAGCAGAAGGAGAATGGCTCTCTTCATGAATCCACAGCAAGTGAGAACTCGTCGAACGGGTCACCGGCAAAAGAAGAACTTGCTACTGAATCGGAGGCTTCAGCAGGAACCAGCCATGGTCAGCAGAGTTACACTTCAAGGTAG